The window GCCGGTGGAATTCCTGGGCATGGAGTTCGGCAGAGTCGTGGCGATCAATCTGGATTTCGACGCGAAAAAACGCAGTTTCCCGGTCAATGTCGGGATCATGATCTACCCGCAACGACTCGGCCAGGCCCACACCAAAATGCTCGAGGTGTTGAAGCATGACCCCAACGACGAAGCCGCTGGCGTACGTTTGATGGGTTCTTTCATCGAAAACGGTCTGCGGGCCCAGGCTCGAAGCGGCAATCTGTTGACCGGTCAGCTCTACATTGCGCTCGACTTCTACCCCAAGGCGGAGAAAGTCGTCTTCGACCCGACCGCCCGTCCAGTCGCTATCCCGACTATTCCTGGCAGCCTCGAGCAGTTGCAGGAAAAACTCGAGGGCATGGTTAACAAGATCAACCAACTGCCCATCGAACGCATTGCCGGCAACCTGGACAGCAACCTCGTCGAACTGCGTAAAGGTCTGGCGCAATTCAACGCCAAGACTTTGCCTGGCGTGCAGACCACCCTGGCGGATGTCAGCAAGACCCTGCAATCGGCCAGTTCGACCTTGGCCGAAGACTCGCCGCAACGCGAACAATTAGGTCAAACCCTCGACGAGCTCGGGCGCATGTCGCGATCCTTGCGTGAACTCTCGGATTACCTGGGACGCCATCCGGAATCGCTGATTCGCGGTCGTCCCGACAATGCCGCGCCGATGGATATGCAGGGGCCACCGCGCAAATGACCACAGGAGCATCACTCATGGTTTATCCGCTGAAGATCAGCTTGGTCACTGCATTGTTGCTACTGGCTGCATGCCGCAGTGATCCAATTCAATTTCACACCCTGATTCCGGCTCAACCGGGACTTGCGGCGCGCAACAGCGGTGCGGAAATCCAGATCGAGGGCATTAGCGTGCCGCCCCAGGTCGATCGTCCGCAGATCGTCATTCGCCAAGGCAACAGTGGCATGGCAATCCTCGAAACCGAGTGGTGGGCGGCGAGCCTGGTGGATGAATTGCGCAGCGCGCTGATCGATCAAATGGTCAACAGCAATCCCCGGCGCAACGTATCGGTGCGGATAGAGGTGCAGCGATTCGATTCGATTCCCGGTCAATATGCGTTGATCGACGTCAAGTGGCGCCTGCGCAATCTGAGTGAAAGTGATGCCGCGCTGGTCACCTGCCGCAGCACTTTGCAGACGCCTTCAGGCGCTTCCATCGATGAGCTGGTGGCGGCTCAACAAAACAATGTCAGACGCCTGGCTGCGCTGATCAGCCAGGCCGCTGGCGGAATACAAAAAGGGTGTCCATCGGCTTAATCAAGCCATCACGCGACCTGTAGCAGCTGGCGAAGCCTGCGTTCGGCTGCGAAGCAGTCGTCAATCCAGCCAGTTCGATTTACCTGAAACAGCGTGGTGCCTGATTTCACGACTGCTTCGCAGCCGAACGCAGGCTTCGCCAGCTGCTACAGGTGATGCGTTGCTACTGAAATTTTGACGCTTTTTTCTCATTTAACACTTTACATTTGCCGCGCCTTGAACATGCAAATGATTCGTATTGAACTACACTGATCGACGACCCTTTCCCGTCGATTCTGCCGAGTTTGCGCGCAGGATTTTAATAAAAACAGGAGCTGCCAACGCATGAATCCCCCGTTCCCTTCTTTCCTGAAAACAGCACTGCTGGCCACCGCTTTGGTGAGTGCCGGTTATGTGTATGCGGCGGATGCCGATGGCATTGTGGTCTACAACGCCCAGCACGAAAGCCTGACCAAATCCTGGATCGAAGGCTTTACCAAGGAGACCGGAATCAAGGTCACCCTGCGCAATGGTGACGACACCGAGATGGGCAATCAGATCGTGCAGGAAGGCACGGCCTCCCCGGCCGACGTGTTCCTGACCGAAAACTCCCCGGCCATGGTGCTGGTCGACAATGCGGGGCTGTTTGCACCGGTTGCGCCGGCCACCCTGGAACAGGTCGGCAATGCTTACCGCCCGGCCCATGGCAAATGGGTGGGGATCGCCGCGCGCTCCACGGTATTTGTCTATAACCCGAGCAAACTGCCCGAAGCCGAACTGCCAAAGTCACTGATGGACCTTGCTGGCCCGAACTGGAAAGGTCGCTGGGGCGCTTCACCGGCCGGTGCCGACTTCCAGGCCATCGTCGCTGCCGTGCTGGAACTCAAGGGTGAAGTCGCGACCCTGGAATGGTTGAAAGGGATGAAAACCAACTTTACCGCGTACCGGGGCAACAGCTCCGTGCTCAAAGCGGTCAATGCCGGGCAGATCGACAGCGGCGTGATCTACCACTATTACAGCTTCGGCGACCAGGCCAAGACCGGCGAGAACAGCAAGAACACCACCCTGCACTATTTCAAGCACAAGGATCCGGGTGCGTTTGTCAGTGTCTCCGGTGGCGGCGTGCTGGCGTCCAGCAAACACAAGGAACAAGCCCAGGCGTTCCTCAAATGGATTACCGGCAAAGATGGCCAGGCCATCCTCAAAACCGGCAAATCGTTCGAATACGCGGTGGGCAAGAACGCTGAATCCAATCCAAAACTGGTGCCTTTGCAGCAACTCGACGCGCCGACAGTCGATGCTTCAAAACTCGACAGTAAAAAAGCCGTGGAGCTGATGACACAGGCGGGACTGCTCTAATTGCTGCCTGAAACCTTGCCGGCGGGTGTCGCTGAGGCGATACCCGCGAATTTGCGACGACGATCCCGCGGCCTCTTCGCGGGACGTGGTGGCGCGTGGGTGATCGGTTTGTCGGTGCTGATTTCGCTGCTGTCACTGCTGCCGATTGCCTTCGTCATCGGCGTATCGTTTCAGACAGGCTGGGCGACCCTTGTGCCGCTGGTATTCCGGCCGCGGGTCGCTGAATTATTGATCAACACCGTTTTGCTGGTGGTGATCACGATTCCGTTGTGCGTCACGTTAGGCCTGTCGCTGGCCTGGTTGACAGAGCGCACCAACCTGCCGGGGCGGCGCTGGTGGTCGTTGCTGGCGACCGCGCCGCTGGCGGTGCCAGCGTTCGTGCACAGCTATGCGTGGGTCAGTCTGGTGCCGCCGATTCACGGACTGTTTGCCGGGGTGCTGGTCTCGGTCATCGCTTACTTCCCGTTCTTGTATTTGCCGATAGCCGCCACCCTGCGCAGGCTCGATCCAGCCATCGAAGACGTTGCCGAATCGCTGGGGCTCAAGCCTTGGGCGATATTTTTCCGTGTGGTGTTGCCGCAACTGCGCCTGGCCATTTGCGGCGGCGCATTGCTGGTGGGCCTGCATCTGCTGGCCGAATATGGTCTGTACGCGATGATCCGTTTTGACACCTTCACCACGGCCATCTTCGATCAGTTCAAGTCCACCTTCAACGGCCCCGCCGCCCACATGCTGGCCAGCGTGCTCGCCTTATGCTGCTTGGTGATGCTGACCGCAGAATCGGCCGCTCGTGGTACGGCGCGCTACGCCCGGGTCGGGTCGGGAAGCGCTCGCGAACAGCGGGTGGTGCGCCTGAAACCCGCAACCACCCTCCTCGCCCTGACCGTCCAGATGGCGACCTGCGCACTGGCACTCGGCGTGCCACTGGTGACTTTAGGTAACTGGCTGATCGCCGGCGGCACGCAGGTGTGGCAAATGGACGAGCTTCTGCCGGCGCTGGAACAGACGCTGCTGCTCGGCGTTGCGGGCGCCGCCGTCACCACCTGCGCTGCCATCCCGATTGCCTGGCTGTCGATTCGCGCTCCGGGCCGGTTGCAACGCGTATTGGAAAGCTGCAACTACATCACCAGTTCGTTGCCCGGGATCGTCGTGGCCCTGGCCTTGGTGACTGTCACCATCCATTTTGCCCGGCCGATTTACCAGACGACGGTCACGGTGCTGCTAGCGTACCTGCTGATGTTTTTGCCCCGCGCCCTGGTGAGTTTGCGCGCCGGCATCGCCCAGGCGCCGGTAGAGCTGGAAAACATGGCCCGTAGCCTCGGCCGTTCCCCAGCCCGGGCATTGTGGCTGATCACCCTGCGTCTGGCCGCGCCCGGCGCTGCCGCTGGCGCCGCGCTGGTGTTTCTGGCGATCACCAATGAGTTGACCGCCACCCTGCTGCTCGCCCCCAACGGCACACGCACCCTGGCCACCGGGTTCTGGGCGATGACCAGCGAAATCGACTACGCCGCCGCTGCGCCCTATGCCCTGTTGATGATCCTGCTGTCGCTGCCCTTGACCGGACTTCTTTATCACCAATCCAAACGAACGGCTGGCCGATGAACGCTCTCGAACTCCATTCCATTTCCAAGTCCTACGGCGCCCATCAAGCGCTGGAGAGCATCAATCTGTCGGTACCCACAGGCAGCCGAACGGTCATCGTCGGCCCGTCCGGCTCAGGTAAAACCACTTTGTTGCGGATGATCGCCGGCTTCGAATTCCCGGACTCGGGGCGTCTTTCGCTCAATGGCCAAACGCTCGTCGACAGTACCCACGAAGTCCCGGCGCATCAGCGTTTGATTGGTTATGTTCCGCAGGACGGCGCCTTGTTCCCGCACATGACCGTGGCCGCGAACATCGGTTTCGGGCTTTCGATCAGGGGCGGTGCAAAACAGGAGCGAGTCGCTGAGTTGATGGACAGCGTGGCGCTGGATGCGAGCATGGCCAACCGTTGGCCCCACGAGCTCTCCGGCGGCCAGCAACAGCGCGTCGCACTGGCGCGGGCGTTGGCCCAACAACCGCGTTTGATGCTGCTGGACGAGCCGTTTTCGGCCCTCGACACCGGGCTTCGTGGCGCCATGCGCAAAATGGTCGCCCGGCTGCTGACCGACGCCGGCGTGACCACCATTCTGGTCACCCATGACCAGAGTGAAGCCTTGTCGTTCGCCGATCAGCTGGCGGTGATGCGTGACGGTCGGCTGGTGCAGTCGGGCCATCCGCTGGACCTTTACCGCTACCCCGAGGATGAACAAACCGCGCTGTTTCTCGGGGATGCCATCGTCATGCCCGCCCGAATCGAAGCCGGCTGGGCCCATTGCGACCTTGGCCGGATACCGGTGAACAATCACCGGGCCAATAAATCGGCGCAGATCATGCTGCGCCCCGAACAATTGCAACTCGTCAGCATCCAGCCCAACCCATCCAAGGCTGGCGGGTGTCGCGCCGTCGTGACCGAGCGGGATTTCAGCGGCAATACCTGCACCTTGACCGTGGAACTGGAGGCTTTGGCGTCCGGGCAACAGCCTGGGCGATCATTGATGGTGCGCAGTTCTGGCCTGTATGCGCCACCTGCCGGCAGTGCAGTTCACGTTTCGACAATCGGCCATGCCCACGTACTGAGCGAAACGTGAACCCCTTCCATCAAAGATCGAACCGGTCCACAGCACGACGTCGCTCGTTATCATCGCGCACGTCGTAGTTGGCCGTGGTCTGGATGTTGCTGTGATGGGCGAGTTTCTGGGCGATCGACAAGTCGTACTCCTCAATCACTCGGGTAATGAACGAACGTCGGAAATCATGCGGCATGATTTTCACCCCGACCTGCGCGCCCCGCTGGCGGGCGATGTAATAGATCGCATGTTTGGTGATGCGCTCGCGGGTGATGTGGCTGCCGCGGCGGATGCGATTGAACAGAAATGAATCGTCCGTTTCGCCCTCCTTCAATAGCGAGCGCCGCAGTTCCAACCAGTCATTGAGTTTGGCGAACGCCCAGGCCGGTGCGTACTTGATCAGTTGCTTGTTGCCCTTGGCGGTCACACGGAGGCTGCGCTCGGCGAAATCGACCTGCTTCAGGTCCAGGTTTACCGATTCCGATTTGCGCATGCCCGAGCCATACAAAATCCCGATGATCGCCGCATCCCTCAACCCTTGTGGCCGTGGATCGGCAGCACAGACCGCCATCAGTTCCTGGATCAGCGTGCGCCTGAGGTTGCGCCCCTGGGATAATCGCGTGCCGGCAATTCCCTTGACCGAGCGCATTTTCAGCAAGTGCTCCTGACTGATCAGGCTCATGCGCCACGCCTCGTTCATCACCCCGCGCACCGCATTGACGTACAGCGAAGAGGTGTTGGGCGCATAGCCGTCGGTGCGCAAGGTGGCGACCAGCGCGATGACATCTTCCGGTTGCAGGTTGTGCCAGGGAATCTCCTCGACGTTCATGTCTTCGAAGCCCAACCGGTCAGCGGCGTCCTGCAACACATAACGCATGGTCAGCTGGCTGGAGGGCGCCAGACGTGCCAGGTACAGGGTCAGCGGGTTGGTCTTTGAGGGAATGGAATCGGTTGCGGGTAAGTCAATCAAACGAAACGGCCTTAAGTGGAAAACAGTTCATTAAACAACTAAGGATTGAAACATCCTTCATATAGCGCGGAACACTTCTGTAGGAATTTCCACTAAAAAACTCGATGAACGGCAGAAGTCTGAACAGTGACTGTATGACTTTCAGGTAAGCAATTCACCCACCGGTTTTCTCGTGCCCCTTTCACAAAACCAGACATAACCTTCAATCAATCCAGTGAGCCTCGGTGGGCTCCCAACCTGCCGGCCACGGCTGTAAATGTCAAATACAGTGTGCGTCTGGTCGTTAGCTAAATCATTGAAATCACGTTTCTTTCGGCATTGACGCTGAAGGATGGCTTACGCCCGAAAGTTCTCCAGCAACCAGGCTTTTTCCTGTTGTCCCGTTCCAGTACCGGCGATGAAGAAACTGCCGTCGTAACGCAAGTATTGCGTTTCGCTCAATACCGCCGCGAGGCCGTGGCTTGGAGTCTGAAACGTCTGGACGTGGCGTTGTCCAGCACGATAGACGAATTGAAATATGACCACGCCTATCCTGACGCCGCACAGCAGCGAGTCGACCGTCATCGCCCTCAACGCTCGCCCTGCTCTCGCATCCGGACTCAGGAGTGCCCCATGAAAATCAGTGTATTTGGTAGCGGTTACGTTGGCCTGGTGCAAGCGGCTGTCCTGGCTGAAGTCGGCCACGACGTGGTCTGCATGGACATTGACGAGCGCAAAGTCGAACGGCTGCAACAAGGCCACGTGAGCATTTTCGAACCGGGGCTGGCCAGCCTGGTGCGCGAAGGCCTGGAAGCCCATCGTCTACAGTTCACCACTGACGAGCAGTTTGCGGTGCAGCATGGCCAGGTATTGTTTATCGCCGTCGGTACACCGTCCCGGGACGATGGCTCGGCGGATCTGCGTTATGTGCTGGCGGTGGGCGAAGCCGTGGCGCGTCATCGTGAACAGCCGGTGATTCTGGTGGAAAAATCCACGGTGCCGGTGGGCACGGGTGACACCTTGCGCGCACACATCGACAAGTGCCTGATCAAGGTCGGTCGGCTGCTGCAGTTCGATATCGTCTCCAACCCGGAGTTTCTGAAAGAAGGCTCAGCCGTGGCCGATTGCCGACGTCCGGACCGGATCGTCATCGGCTGCGAACGCGATGAAGTGCGTGACGTAATGCGTGACCTCTACGCGCCCTTCAACCGCAACCATGACCGGGTCATGTTCATGGACCTGCGCAGCGCCGAGCTGACCAAGTACGCCGCCAACTGCATGCTGGCGACCAAAATCAGCTTCATCAACCAGATCGCCGAACTGGCTGAACACCTGGGCGCCGACATCGAATCGGTGCGCCTGGGCATCGGTGCCGACTCGCGCATTGGTTACCACTTCATCTACCCCGGCTGCGGCTATGGCGGCTCGTGCTTTCCCAAGGACATGCGCGCGCTGATCCACAGCGCCGAACAGGCGCATTGCTCCAGCGATTTGCTGCAAGCGGTGGAAGCGATCAACCAGCGTCAGAAGCACAAGTTGTTCGAGCGTATCAACGCGTTCTACCGGGGTGATTTGCGTGGCAGGACCTTCGCCGTGTGGGGGCTGGCGTTCAAACCGAACACCGACGACATGCGCGATGCACCGAGCCGGGTGCTGCTGGAATCGCTGTGGGCCGCCGGGGCCAATGTCCGCGCGTTCGACCCGGAAGCCATGCAGGAAACCCAGCAACTGTATCCCGATGAATCCCGGTTGATGCTGATGGGCACGCCGGAATCGGTATTGTCCGGCGCTGACGCGCTGATCATCTGCACCGAATGGCAGCAGTTCAAGGCCCCGGATTTCAGCCTGATCCAGCAGCGACTCAACGCACCGGTGATCTTCGACGGACGCAACCTGTACGACGCCGATCGCCTGGCCCGCGCCGGTTTCATGTACTTCCCGATGGGCCGTGGTGAGTCGCGCAACTTGCCGATTCCGCATCAGCAGTGGCCCGCTGCTTCGGTCGTCGCTTGAATACGATGTCAGCCGTTATCAGAGCGGCGCCTTCAAATCGACCCCCAACGCCTGGGCAAACGCCTTGACCAGCGGACTGCGCACAGTGTTGTGACGAAGGATCAGATTGAACGGGGTGCTGATGTTGATCAGGTCCGGGCGCACAGCCCGGAACTGTCCCTGCGCCACCATCGACGCGGCGTAATGCTGTGGCAGAAAACCCACGAAACGCCCGGTCTTGATCAACAATGCCACCGCTTCGACCTGGCTGGCCGAGGCGGAAAAGCTGTCGTAGTGGGCAAAATTCAGTTTGTCGCGATGAATCGCATAGCGGTGGTTGATGCACTCGTAATCCTTGAGCACATGACTGCCGATTTCTGCGTCCGGCACCGTGAATAACGGATGACCGACCGCGCAATAAACTTCAGAGCGTTCTTCATAAAGCGGGTAGTAATCAAACTCTTCGCGCTTCTGATAAACCGGCACGATCCCCGCCACTAACCGTCCCTCTACAACACCTCTTTCCACCTCATCCAGTTGTGAGGCTTGAAGTTGAAATCTTACTTTCGGCGATGTTTCATTAATTGTTCTAAGCGCAGCAACTAACGGCGAATTAGCATCGGAAATCGTATTATCAATAACCCCCACGCCAAGGTCACCGATCAGTTCATTCTGAGCTGAACTAAGGCGGTCGCGAAAGTTGTCGACCGAGGCAAATAAATCAATGGACGCCTGATACACCAGGCGACCCTCTTCGGTCAGGTGAAAACCCTCGCGACCGCGGGTGCACAGGCGCATGCCGATGCGGATCTCCAGGTCGGAGATCTGTTTGCTGATGGCTGCCAGACCCACATTCAGCTCATTCTGGGCAGCACTGAAGCCGCCGGCTTCGACCACTGCCTTGAATACTTTGAGCAGTTTGAAATCCAGGCCGCTGAGGGTCAGCGGTGCCCGATGACCCGTTTTCAGCGGCGGGTTTCCGGAATTGGAAAGTGGGGTTTCCATAATGCCTATTTACCTCTGGCGCCCTATTCAACAACCTGTGTCCAACAACAAAAATAGTGCTGGTAAATAATAATGACCACAGAAAACCAGGCTTGGCAACCGCTAATAAATCCCGCACATCAGTGCCAACTCACTGATTTCGAACTATTAAAAGCTGACACTTCGATCAGCTCTCGTAACGATGCAACTGCGCTTTCCCCCTGCCCTTGAATAATGTTTAGGCCAAACCACGCCCAATTGATTTGCGGCGAGTGTTTCAGGCCCGGCACACCGATTTCAGTTCGCTTTACCGACGAGGAAAACAACAATGTCTCAAACCACCGACCGTCTCTGGGGTGCCCGCTTCAAAAGCGGTCCGTCCGAAGCCCTGGCGGCCTTGTCCCGTTGCCCCGAGCGCTACTTTCGCCTCACCCCGTACGACCTCGCCGGTTCCAAGGCGCATGCCCGTGAATTGCAGCGCGCCGGGCTGCTGAGCGAACAAGAAACCCAGACCATGCTCGACGCCCTGGAGCGCATCGGTGATGACTTCCGCGACGGCAGCATCGCGCCGACCCTGGATGACGAAGACGTCCACACCTTCATCGAACGCCTGCTGACCGAACGCCTCGGCGCGCTGGGCGGCAAGCTGCGCGCCGGCCGTTCACGCAACGACCAGACTGCCAACGACCTGCGCCTGTTCCTGCGTGATCACGTCCGCACCCTGGCCGTTGAAGTCCTGGCCCTGCAACAAGCCTTGGTGGATCAGGCCGAGCAGCACATCGAAAGCATCTGCCCAGGGTTCACTCACCTGCAGCAAGCCCAGCCGATCGTGTTCGCTCACCACTTGCTGGCCCACGCCCAATCGATGTTGCGTGACGTGCAACGCCTGGTGGACTGGGACGTACGCACTTCGCTGTCGCCACTCGGCGCGGCGGCCATGGCCGGTTCTGCCATCGCTCGTCTGCCGCAGCAGTCGGCCAAGGAAATGGGCTACAGCGGCGTGTGTGAAAACTCCATCGATGCCGTAGCCAGCCGCGATCACGTTGCCGAGTTCCTGTTCATTGCCAGCATGCTCGGGATCAACATCTCGCGCCTCGCCGAAGAGTTCTGCCTGTGGTCGTCGCGGCAATTTCGCTGGGTCGTGCTGGACGATGCCTACGCCACCGGCAGCTCGATCATGCCGCAGAAGAAGAACCCGGACATCGCTGAATTGGCGCGGGGCAAGGCGGGTCGTTTGATTGGCAACCTGACCGGTCTGCTCTCTACGCTGAAATCCCTGCCGCTGTCGTACAACCGCGACTTGAGCGAAGACAAAAACGGTGTGCTCGACAGCGTCGACACCCTGTTGCTGGTGCTGCCCGCCATGGCCGGGATGGTCGCAACCATGAAGGTCAACGTCGAAGAACTGCGGCGTCAGGCGCCACTGGGTTTCACTCTCGCCACCGAAGTCGCCGACTGGCTGGCCATGCGCGGCGTGCCGTTCAAGGAAGCCCACGAAATCACCGGTGCGCTGGTCCAGGCCTGTGAGAAACACGACATCGAATTGTGGGAAGCCTCCCCGGCGCTGTTGGCCGAAATTGACCCGCGCCTGACCGCGGAAGTGCGCGAGAGCCTGACCCTCGAAGCCGCCATCGCCGCCCGCAGTGGCTGGGGCGGCACCGCACCGCAACAGGTGCGCGAGCAGATTGGTCGACTGAAAACTGCCCTGGCTGCGCAGCAGCAATGGACCGAGAACTATCAGGGCTTTCGCCTTTAAGTCAGAGCACAAAACCTGTGGGAGCGGGCTTGCCCGCGATGAGGCCATCACATCCACATTTTTGTTGACTGACAGTCCGCTATCGCGGGCAAGCCCGCTCCCACAGGGACTGTGCTGACCTGAAATATCAGAGTACGGAGAAACAACATGAGCCAGACTCAGGCAGAACGACTCCAGTCGGAGCGCAAACTGGCGGAAAACCAGTTCGATATCACCCAGTACCACCATGTGCCACGGCGTTATTACGGGCGGATTTTCTTCGCCACCGTGATCGTCATTGCGATTATCGGCCTGGTACGAGCCTTCGCCGAAGGCAAGATCGAGTGGTCCTACATCGGCCAGTTCCTCACGTCCCAGGCGATCATGTGGGGCTTGCTCAACACCATCGTCATGGCGGTGCTGGCCATGGCACTGGGCATCGTTTTCGGGGTGATCACCGCGATCATGCGCATGTCGGCCAACCCGATCCTGCGCTACGTGGCGGTGACCTACACCTGGCTGTTCCGCGGTACGCCGCTGATCCTGCAACTGCTGTTGTGGTTCAACCTGGCGCTGATCTTCCCCACCATCGGCATCCCCGGTCTGTTCGAAATGGACACCGTGAGCCTGATGACCCCGTTCGCGGCCGCCCTCCTCGGCTTGAGCATCAACCAGGGCGCCTACACCGCCGAAGTGGTGCGAGCCGGCCTGCTGTCGGTGGACACCGGCCAGTACGAAGCCGCCAAGTCGATCGGCATGCCGCGCCTGCAAGCGCTGCGCCGGATCATCCTGCCGCAGGCCATGCGGGTGATCATTCCGCCGGTCGGTAACGAGTTCATCGGCATGGTGAAGATGACCTCGCTGGCGAGCGTCATCCAGTACTCGGAACTGCTCTACAACGCCCAGAACATCTACTACGCCAATGCCCGGGTCATGGAGCTGCTGATCGTCGCCGGTATCTGGTACCTGGCCACGGTCACCGTCCTGTCCTTCGGTCAAAGCCGTCTGGAGCGTCGTTTCGCTCGCGGCGCCGGCAAGCGTTCTTGAGGAGCCCCACATGAGAAGCATCGTCAAGGCCGTGAGCCTGAACAAGTACTACGACCATTTCCACGCGCTCAAGGACATCAACATCGAAGTCGAGCAAGGCGAAGTGCTGTGCATCATCGGCCCGTCCGGCTCCGGCAAAAGCACCCTGCTGCGCTGCGTGAATCAGCTGGAAAAAATCGACAAGGGCGGTCTTTGGGTCGATGGCGAACTGGTGGGTTACCGGATCGTCGGCAACAAGCTGCACGAACTCAACGAGTCGCAGATCGCCCGTCAACGCCTGGCCACCGGCATGGTGTTCCAGCGCTTCAACCTGTTCCCGCACATGACTGTGCTGCAAAACATCATCGAAGGGCCATGCCAGGTGCTCAAGCGTTCGCCCAAGGAGGCGCACGAGGAAGCCTTGGAATTGCTCGCTCGCGTCGGCCTGGCCGACAAGCGCAACAGCTACCCGATCGAACTCTCGGGTGGTCAGCAACAACGCGTCGCCATTGCCCGTGCACTGGCCATGCGGCCCAAGCTGATGCTGTTCGATGAGCCCACTTCGGCACTCGACCCGGAACTGGTCGGTGAGGTGCTGTCGGTGATGCGTGACCTCGCGCAAACCGGCATGACCATGATCGTCGTCACCCATGAACTGGGCTTCGCTCGCGAAGTGTCCAACCGCATGGTGTTCATGGACGGCGGGCAGATCGTGGAGGCTGGAAGCCCCGAAGAAATACTAATAAGTCCGCAAAACCCGCGCACCCAAAGCTTCATTTCTGCCGTTCGAACCTAAGCGTCCTTTGGCGCTCACAACACTCATAAGAGAACGACCATGAAGAACATTGTTATCCCAGCAGTACTCGCAGGCGTTATGGCTTCCGGCTTCACCTGGGCCGCCGAACTACCGGCCAGCATCAAGGAAAAAGGCGAGGTCGTGGTCGCGATCATGCCGAACTACCCGCCGATGGACTTCAAGGACCCGGCCACCAACACCCTCACCGGTCTTGACTACGACCTGGGCAATGCCTTGGCCGAACGTCTGGGCGTGAAGATCAAATGGCAGGAAACCGGCTTCGAGCAAATGATCAATGCGCTGACCACCGACCGTGTGGACATGGTGCTGTCGGGCATGACCGACACCGCCGAACGTCAGGCCAGCGTGACCTTCGTCGACTACTTCACCAGTGGTCCGCAGTTCTACACCTTGCAGAAAAACAAGGATTTCAACGAGATCATCGACCTGTGCGGCAAAAAAGTCGGCACCAGCCGCCGCACCACCTTCCCGGCTGAAATCGCCGAGTGGAGCAAGGCCAATTGCGAAGCCGCCGGCAAGCCTGCGATCAACGTGATCGGCACCGAAGGCTCCGCCGATGCCCGCGCGCAATTGCGTCAGAGCCGTATCGACGCGGCCATGCAGGGCAGCGAGACCCTGTCCTACCTGAAGACTCAGGAAAAGGACATGTACAAAACCGTGGGCCTGCCGATCTCCAAGCAGTTCACCGGGCTGGGCGTGAGCAAGAAAAAGCCTGAGCTGAGCGAGGCGGTGAAGGTCGCGTTGCAGAGCATGGTGGATGACGGCAGCTACCAGGCGATCCTGAAAAAGTGGGACCTGGAACTGGGGGCGATCAAGACTGTGACCATTAACGCCGGGAAATAAGGGATCGGCGTGATGCCTTTGTGGGAGCGAGCCTGCTCGCGATAGCGGTCTGTCAGGCGAAAGGGATGTTGAATGTGCCAGCCCAATCGCGAGCCGGCTCGTTCCCACAGGGTTCGGTGTTTATTTATGAATAGT of the Pseudomonas frederiksbergensis genome contains:
- a CDS encoding ABC transporter substrate-binding protein, with translation MKNIVIPAVLAGVMASGFTWAAELPASIKEKGEVVVAIMPNYPPMDFKDPATNTLTGLDYDLGNALAERLGVKIKWQETGFEQMINALTTDRVDMVLSGMTDTAERQASVTFVDYFTSGPQFYTLQKNKDFNEIIDLCGKKVGTSRRTTFPAEIAEWSKANCEAAGKPAINVIGTEGSADARAQLRQSRIDAAMQGSETLSYLKTQEKDMYKTVGLPISKQFTGLGVSKKKPELSEAVKVALQSMVDDGSYQAILKKWDLELGAIKTVTINAGK